From one Trifolium pratense cultivar HEN17-A07 linkage group LG1, ARS_RC_1.1, whole genome shotgun sequence genomic stretch:
- the LOC123901261 gene encoding LEAF RUST 10 DISEASE-RESISTANCE LOCUS RECEPTOR-LIKE PROTEIN KINASE-like 1.1, with amino-acid sequence MALLHVVHHRFLLFSHLTVLLLLLVLTSKGNGHSDDCPESFDCGNLGIIKYPFTKFGFHNCGALEIRGCDDDTNRTAMKTIQLTNGGRHFQVTNIVNDRRKGNTISIIDHNFTNLLNKSACEAFSYNNINLPPSSPFGLFYLKDNITAVKCNRTKKLFINPPHNFFKNSSCSHYDFYFGDSISDAESNNSFASCSSFYLPVTELGFALSGNPFPFLADEITFQFQQSYQCEQCHRNRKGHCRIDSNKRVYCAARKGRSLIWKLGLILGVGIGPWIIVGLFVALRYYKRKYGPAHIQFQPSNNTYVDPYPNREMESNKLFFGVPVFSYEELQQATNNFDRTRKLGDGGFGTVYYGKLKDGREVAVKQLFEHNYRRVEQFVNEIEILARLRHRNLVSLYGCTSRYSRELLLVYEYIPNGTVASHLHGDLARAGLLTWPIRMQIAIETASALAYLHASDIIHRDVKTNNILLDINFSVKVADFGLSRLFPNDASHVSTAPQGSPGYLDPEYFQLYKLSVKSDVYSFGVVLIELISSRTAIDAAREGEEINLANLAAKKIRNDEVGELVDPSLGFESDSEVKRMVNSVAELAFQCVLGDMELRPSMDQVLQELKKIDGRNFEFDHLEKVHDYAGSSRSKEVHLPIVGTAIDKKQESSSSPKSLTEKWESKSNTPNADG; translated from the exons ATGGCTTTGCTTCATGTAGTGCATCATAGATTCCTTTTGTTCTCTCATTTAACTGTGCTGTTGCTACTACTTGTCTTAACTAGTAAAGGAAATGGACACAGTGATGATTGTCCAGAATCATTTGATTGTGGAAATCTTGGGATCATTAAATACCCTTTTACCAAGTTTGGATTCCACAACTGTGGTGCCTTGGAAATTCGAGGTTGTG ATGATGATACCAACAGAACTGCAATGAAGACCATCCAGTTAACCAATGGAGGAAGACACTTTCAAGTTACAAACATTGTTAATGACCGGCGCAAGGGAAATACTATTTCCATTATTGACCACAATTTTACCAACCTTTTGAACAAAAGTGCTTGTGAGGCTTTCAGCTATAATAATATTAACCTCCCTCCTTCATCTCCTTTTGGATTATTTTATCTGAAAGACAATATAACTGCTGTCAAATGCAACCGtaccaaaaaattattcatcaaCCCTCCAcataatttcttcaaaaatagTTCTTGTAGTCACTATGATTTTTACTTCGGTGATTCGATATCTGATGCTGAGTCTAACAACTCTTTCGCGTCGTGCTCATCGTTTTATCTTCCCGTCACTGAATTAGGCTTTGCACTTTCTGGTAACCCGTTTCCATTTTTAGCTGATGAAATTACCTTTCAGTTCCAACAATCATATCAATGTGAACAGTGTCATCGTAATAGAAAAGGTCATTGTCGTATTGACAGCAACAAACGAGTTTATTGCGCTGCAAG GAAGGGTAGAAGTTTAATTTGGAAGCTAGGATTGATTTTAG GAGTCGGCATTGGACCATGGATCATAGTTGGATTGTTTGTCGCGCTACGGTACTATAAACGAAAATATGGCCCTGCACACATCCAATTCCAACCAAGCAACAACACTTATGTTGATCCTTATCCAAATCGTGAAATGGAGTCAAACAAGCTCTTCTTTGGGGTGCCTGTATTCTCCTATGAAGAGCTTCAACAAGCAACAAACAATTTCGACCGCACTAGAAAGCTAGGAGATGGAGGTTTTGGCACTGTTTACTATG GAAAACTCAAAGATGGAAGGGAGGTTGCTGTGAAACAATTATTTGAGCACAATTACAGGAGAGTAGAACAGTTTGTGAACGAAATCGAAATACTGGCTCGCTTGCGCCACAGGAACCTAGTGTCCCTCTATGGTTGCACTTCACGTTACAGCCGCGAGCTACTGCTTGTATATGAATACATTCCAAATGGAACTGTTGCTAGCCATCTCCATGGTGATTTAGCTAGAGCTGGTTTGCTGACATGGCCTATTCGAATGCAAATCGCAATAGAAACTGCTTCTGCATTGGCTTATCTACATGCTTCCGACATCATTCATCGTGATGTCAAAACCAACAACATTCTACTAGACATTAATTTTTCTGTAAAGGTAGCAGATTTTGGACTATCGAGGTTGTTCCCCAACGATGCCAGCCATGTCTCGACAGCTCCACAAGGAAGTCCAGGTTATCTTGATCCTGAATATTTTCAACTCTACAAGCTCTCAGTCAAGAGTGATGTGTATAGTTTTGGTGTGGTGCTCATTGAGCTAATATCATCTAGGACAGCAATTGATGCTGCCAGAGAAGGAGAGGAAATTAACTTAGCAAACTTAGCAGCTAAGAAGATAAGAAACGACGAAGTTGGAGAGCTGGTTGACCCATCACTTGGTTTTGAATCAGACAGTGAAGTTAAAAGGATGGTAAATTCAGTGGCAGAACTGGCTTTTCAATGTGTGCTAGGAGACATGGAATTAAGACCTTCTATGGATCAAGTTCTGCAAGAACTCAAGAAAATTGATGGTAGGAATTTTGAGTTTGATCATCTAGAAAAAGTACATGACTATGCTGGCTCCTCGCGCTCTAAAGAAGTACATCTACCAATAGTAGGAACTGCTATTGATAAGAAGCAAGAATCATCCTCTTCACCAAAGTCATTGACTGAGAAATGGGAAAGTAAATCTAATACACCCAATGCCGATGGTTAA
- the LOC123901266 gene encoding LEAF RUST 10 DISEASE-RESISTANCE LOCUS RECEPTOR-LIKE PROTEIN KINASE-like 1.1 isoform X1, giving the protein MALQFKMTPLFIFKSLIFFQFLLVSGQDGICPTSFSCGYLGNITFPFTIKQHPHCGLLTISGCDNKNISAPKTIQLGKTPSKQFISVISVDGDIISVSDEAQRKNLLSKKCQAFRNYTLPPKSLLGSFYIKYNITMFKCNHSLSVTPPKLFVKYTNTNCSGYNIYYDPQNADIPPGFKVPSSLAKCTMFQVAIRDIPTSHPFDFLSSDIAIEVQLSDDCNKCFRHRGGRCQLDIHGKFLCAQVAEDKRLARKLGLGIGLLVVIIITGLLIIWRCKRRVPEFYSKKYTESDSVYHGVPVFSFKDLEVATKKFDSSRELGEGGFGTVYYGKLKDGREVAVKRLYQHNFKRVEQFMNEIKILTRLRHRNLVSLYGCTSHQSHELLLVYEYISNGTVASHLRRESGFLPWHIRMKVALETATALAYLHASEIIHRDVKTNNILLDNTFCIKVADFGLSKLFPNDVTHVSTAPQGTPGYMDPEYHQCYRLTSKSDVYSFGVVLVELISSMPAVDMTRDKDEINLANLAVRKIQKSAIHELVDPSLGFESDNDVKKKIVSIAELAFQCLQRDKELRPSMDEVLEVIRRIDSGSGRDEFGHVEEVIDSGARISCIDVRSLSPSSPDHIEVKLLKNKKLTPSPKSVSEKWDSESTTSNASGQSASRM; this is encoded by the exons ATGGCCTTACAATTCAAAATGACCccccttttcattttcaaatcATTAATATTCTTCCAGTTTCTGCTTGTTTCAGGTCAAGATGGAATATGTCCAACCTCTTTTAGTTGTGGATATCTTGGCAATATTACCTTTCCTTTCACGATTAAACAACACCCTCACTGTGGCTTATTGACCATAAGTGGTTGtgataacaaaaatatatctgCTCCCAAAACCATCCAACTAGGCAAGACGCCATCAAAACAGTTTATTAGTGTTATATCCGTGGATGGTGATATCATTTCGGTCTCAGATGAAGCTCAACGAAAGAATTTGTTATCCAAAAAATGCCAAGCCTTTCGCAATTATACTCTTCCTCCCAAATCTCTTTTAGGTTCTTTCTATATCAAATATAATATAACTATGTTCAAATGCAACCACTCCCTTAGTGTCACCCCTCCCAAATTATTTGTCAAATATACAAACACAAACTGTTCCGGTTATAATATCTACTATGACCCTCAAAATGCTGATATACCTCCTGGTTTCAAAGTACCAAGCTCTTTGGCAAAGTGTACAATGTTTCAGGTTGCAATAAGAGACATCCCTACTTCTCACCCCTTTGATTTCCTATCTTCTGATATCGCAATTGAAGTACAATTATCTGATGATTGTAATAAATGTTTTCGTCATCGAGGAGGCCGATGTCAACTTGACATTCACGGAAAGTTCCTTTGTGCCCAAG TTGCAGAGGATAAAAGATTGGCTCGGAAGTTAGGGCTTG GCATTGGACTCCTTGTTGTCATTATTATAACTGGGTTGCTGATTATATGGCGCTGCAAGCGACGCGTTCCTGAGTTCTACTCAAAGAAATACACAGAGAGTGACAGTGTCTACCATGGGGTACCAGTCTTTTCCTTTAAGGATCTTGaagtagcaacaaaaaaatttgacagTTCAAGAGAACTTGGAGAAGGAGGATTTGGAACTGTTTATTATG GAAAACTTAAAGATGGACGTGAAGTTGCTGTGAAGCGCCTATATCAGCACAACTTTAAACGAGTTGAACAGTTCATGAATGAAATCAAGATCCTCACTCGGTTGCGGCACAGAAATCTAGTGTCTCTCTATGGCTGCACTTCACATCAAAGTCATGAGCTATTGCTTGTTTATGAATACATTTCAAATGGAACTGTTGCCAGTCATCTGCGTCGTGAGTCTGGTTTTTTGCCGTGGCATATCCGAATGAAAGTTGCCTTAGAGACTGCTACTGCTTTGGCTTATCTCCATGCTTCTGAAATCATTCACCGTGATGTGAAAACAAACAATATTCTTCTTGACAACACCTTTTGCATTAAAGTTGCTGATTTTGGACTGTCAAAACTGTTCCCAAATGATGTCACACACGTCTCCACAGCTCCACAAGGAACCCCGGGCTATATGGATCCGGAATATCATCAATGCTACAGGCTTACAAGCAAGAGCGATGTTTACAGCTTCGGGGTTGTGCTTGTTGAGCTGATATCATCTATGCCAGCAGTTGATATGACCAGAGATAAGGATGAGATAAACTTGGCAAATTTAGCAGTAAGGAAAATTCAAAAAAGTGCAATCCATGAGCTGGTGGATCCTTCCCTTGGTTTTGAGTCAGATAATGatgttaaaaagaaaatagtttCAATAGCAGAATTGGCATTTCAGTGTTTGCAACGGGATAAGGAATTGAGGCCTTCAATGGATGAGGTTTTGGAGGTGATAAGGAGAATTGATAGTGGGAGTGGTAGGGATGAGTTTGGACATGTAGAGGAAGTAATAGACAGTGGAGCAAGGATATCATGTATCGATGTGCGTTCACTGTCACCGTCTTCACCCGACCATATTGAGGTGAAATTGTTGAAGAATAAAAAGTTAACACCTTCTCCTAAGTCTGTGTCAGAAAAATGGGATAGTGAATCCACTACTTCAAATGCCAGTGGTCAATCGGCAAGCCGAATGTAA
- the LOC123901266 gene encoding LEAF RUST 10 DISEASE-RESISTANCE LOCUS RECEPTOR-LIKE PROTEIN KINASE-like 1.1 isoform X2 has translation MALQFKMTPLFIFKSLIFFQFLLVSGQDGICPTSFSCGYLGNITFPFTIKQHPHCGLLTISGCDNKNISAPKTIQLGKTPSKQFISVISVDGDIISVSDEAQRKNLLSKKCQAFRNYTLPPKSLLGSFYIKYNITMFKCNHSLSVTPPKLFVKYTNTNCSGYNIYYDPQNADIPPGFKVPSSLAKCTMFQVAIRDIPTSHPFDFLSSDIAIEVQLSDDCNKCFRHRGGRCQLDIHGKFLCAQEDKRLARKLGLGIGLLVVIIITGLLIIWRCKRRVPEFYSKKYTESDSVYHGVPVFSFKDLEVATKKFDSSRELGEGGFGTVYYGKLKDGREVAVKRLYQHNFKRVEQFMNEIKILTRLRHRNLVSLYGCTSHQSHELLLVYEYISNGTVASHLRRESGFLPWHIRMKVALETATALAYLHASEIIHRDVKTNNILLDNTFCIKVADFGLSKLFPNDVTHVSTAPQGTPGYMDPEYHQCYRLTSKSDVYSFGVVLVELISSMPAVDMTRDKDEINLANLAVRKIQKSAIHELVDPSLGFESDNDVKKKIVSIAELAFQCLQRDKELRPSMDEVLEVIRRIDSGSGRDEFGHVEEVIDSGARISCIDVRSLSPSSPDHIEVKLLKNKKLTPSPKSVSEKWDSESTTSNASGQSASRM, from the exons ATGGCCTTACAATTCAAAATGACCccccttttcattttcaaatcATTAATATTCTTCCAGTTTCTGCTTGTTTCAGGTCAAGATGGAATATGTCCAACCTCTTTTAGTTGTGGATATCTTGGCAATATTACCTTTCCTTTCACGATTAAACAACACCCTCACTGTGGCTTATTGACCATAAGTGGTTGtgataacaaaaatatatctgCTCCCAAAACCATCCAACTAGGCAAGACGCCATCAAAACAGTTTATTAGTGTTATATCCGTGGATGGTGATATCATTTCGGTCTCAGATGAAGCTCAACGAAAGAATTTGTTATCCAAAAAATGCCAAGCCTTTCGCAATTATACTCTTCCTCCCAAATCTCTTTTAGGTTCTTTCTATATCAAATATAATATAACTATGTTCAAATGCAACCACTCCCTTAGTGTCACCCCTCCCAAATTATTTGTCAAATATACAAACACAAACTGTTCCGGTTATAATATCTACTATGACCCTCAAAATGCTGATATACCTCCTGGTTTCAAAGTACCAAGCTCTTTGGCAAAGTGTACAATGTTTCAGGTTGCAATAAGAGACATCCCTACTTCTCACCCCTTTGATTTCCTATCTTCTGATATCGCAATTGAAGTACAATTATCTGATGATTGTAATAAATGTTTTCGTCATCGAGGAGGCCGATGTCAACTTGACATTCACGGAAAGTTCCTTTGTGCCCAAG AGGATAAAAGATTGGCTCGGAAGTTAGGGCTTG GCATTGGACTCCTTGTTGTCATTATTATAACTGGGTTGCTGATTATATGGCGCTGCAAGCGACGCGTTCCTGAGTTCTACTCAAAGAAATACACAGAGAGTGACAGTGTCTACCATGGGGTACCAGTCTTTTCCTTTAAGGATCTTGaagtagcaacaaaaaaatttgacagTTCAAGAGAACTTGGAGAAGGAGGATTTGGAACTGTTTATTATG GAAAACTTAAAGATGGACGTGAAGTTGCTGTGAAGCGCCTATATCAGCACAACTTTAAACGAGTTGAACAGTTCATGAATGAAATCAAGATCCTCACTCGGTTGCGGCACAGAAATCTAGTGTCTCTCTATGGCTGCACTTCACATCAAAGTCATGAGCTATTGCTTGTTTATGAATACATTTCAAATGGAACTGTTGCCAGTCATCTGCGTCGTGAGTCTGGTTTTTTGCCGTGGCATATCCGAATGAAAGTTGCCTTAGAGACTGCTACTGCTTTGGCTTATCTCCATGCTTCTGAAATCATTCACCGTGATGTGAAAACAAACAATATTCTTCTTGACAACACCTTTTGCATTAAAGTTGCTGATTTTGGACTGTCAAAACTGTTCCCAAATGATGTCACACACGTCTCCACAGCTCCACAAGGAACCCCGGGCTATATGGATCCGGAATATCATCAATGCTACAGGCTTACAAGCAAGAGCGATGTTTACAGCTTCGGGGTTGTGCTTGTTGAGCTGATATCATCTATGCCAGCAGTTGATATGACCAGAGATAAGGATGAGATAAACTTGGCAAATTTAGCAGTAAGGAAAATTCAAAAAAGTGCAATCCATGAGCTGGTGGATCCTTCCCTTGGTTTTGAGTCAGATAATGatgttaaaaagaaaatagtttCAATAGCAGAATTGGCATTTCAGTGTTTGCAACGGGATAAGGAATTGAGGCCTTCAATGGATGAGGTTTTGGAGGTGATAAGGAGAATTGATAGTGGGAGTGGTAGGGATGAGTTTGGACATGTAGAGGAAGTAATAGACAGTGGAGCAAGGATATCATGTATCGATGTGCGTTCACTGTCACCGTCTTCACCCGACCATATTGAGGTGAAATTGTTGAAGAATAAAAAGTTAACACCTTCTCCTAAGTCTGTGTCAGAAAAATGGGATAGTGAATCCACTACTTCAAATGCCAGTGGTCAATCGGCAAGCCGAATGTAA